A region from the Nonlabens sp. YIK11 genome encodes:
- the secE gene encoding preprotein translocase subunit SecE yields MGLATYVKESYNELTNHVTWPTWAEAQKLTVTVAVFSVVFALIIYGIDTVFSTAITNYFEWVKQA; encoded by the coding sequence ATGGGATTAGCGACATATGTAAAGGAGTCTTACAATGAATTGACCAACCACGTTACATGGCCTACTTGGGCTGAAGCTCAAAAGCTTACTGTGACAGTTGCTGTTTTTTCTGTAGTTTTTGCATTGATCATCTACGGTATTGATACCGTGTTTAGTACCGCGATTACTAATTACTTTGAATGGGTTAAACAAGCTTAA
- the tuf gene encoding elongation factor Tu encodes MAKETYDRSKPHLNVGTIGHVDHGKTTLTAAITKVLADAGYSKATSFDQIDNAPEEKERGITINSSHVEYQTLNRHYAHVDCPGHADYVKNMVTGAAQMDGAILVVAATDGPMPQTREHILLGRQVGIPRIVVFLNKVDMVDDEELLELVDMEVRDLLNFYEYDGDNGPVVSGSALGALNGEEKWVNTVLELMEAVDTWIEEPQREVDKPFLMPIEDVFSITGRGTVATGRIETGVANTGDPVEIIGMGAQKLTSTITGIEMFRQILDRGEAGDNAGILLRGIEKSQISRGMVITKPGSVTPHAKFKAEVYILKKEEGGRHTPFHNNYRPQFYVRTTDVTGNIALPDGVEMVMPGDNLTITVDLIQPIALNLGLRFAIREGGRTVGAGQVTEILD; translated from the coding sequence ATGGCTAAAGAAACGTACGATCGTTCGAAACCGCACCTTAACGTAGGAACTATTGGTCACGTTGACCACGGTAAGACTACTCTTACTGCTGCAATCACTAAAGTACTTGCAGATGCTGGTTACTCTAAGGCAACAAGTTTTGATCAAATTGACAATGCTCCAGAAGAAAAAGAACGTGGTATCACGATCAACTCTTCACACGTAGAGTATCAAACGCTTAACAGACACTACGCTCACGTAGACTGTCCTGGTCACGCGGATTATGTAAAGAACATGGTAACTGGTGCTGCCCAGATGGACGGTGCTATCCTTGTAGTTGCTGCGACTGATGGTCCTATGCCACAAACTCGCGAGCACATCCTTCTAGGACGTCAGGTAGGTATTCCACGTATCGTTGTTTTCCTTAACAAGGTTGACATGGTAGATGATGAGGAGCTTCTTGAACTAGTAGATATGGAAGTTCGTGATCTATTGAATTTCTATGAATATGATGGTGACAATGGTCCTGTTGTTTCCGGATCTGCTCTAGGTGCATTGAATGGTGAAGAAAAATGGGTAAATACAGTTCTTGAGTTGATGGAAGCTGTTGATACTTGGATCGAAGAGCCACAACGTGAGGTTGACAAGCCTTTCTTGATGCCTATCGAGGATGTATTCTCTATTACAGGTCGTGGTACTGTTGCAACTGGTCGTATTGAGACTGGTGTGGCTAACACTGGTGACCCAGTAGAAATCATCGGTATGGGTGCTCAAAAATTGACATCTACGATTACTGGTATTGAAATGTTCCGTCAGATTCTTGATAGAGGTGAGGCTGGAGATAACGCAGGTATCCTTTTAAGAGGTATTGAGAAGTCTCAAATCTCTCGTGGTATGGTAATTACTAAGCCAGGATCTGTAACTCCACACGCTAAATTCAAGGCTGAGGTTTACATCTTGAAAAAAGAAGAAGGTGGACGTCACACTCCATTCCATAACAACTACCGTCCACAGTTCTACGTACGTACAACTGACGTGACTGGGAACATCGCTCTTCCTGATGGAGTAGAGATGGTTATGCCTGGAGATAACTTGACGATCACTGTTGATCTTATCCAACCTATCGCATTGAACTTAGGTCTACGCTTTGCAATCCGTGAAGGTGGTAGAACAGTAGGTGCTGGTCAGGTAACTGAGATCCTAGATTAA
- the nusG gene encoding transcription termination/antitermination protein NusG: MAEEKDVMKWYVVRSVSGQENKIKEYIEDEINHHNLNDYLQQILVPTEKVVQIRNGKKINKEKVYFPGYIMIQARLEGEVPHIIKSVNGVIGFLGETKGGEPVPLRKSEVNRMLGKVDELAEQTDNIAIPFKNGETIKVVDGPFNGFNGTIEKVNEEKRKLEVMVKIFGRKTPLELSYMQVEKV; this comes from the coding sequence ATGGCAGAGGAAAAAGATGTAATGAAGTGGTATGTTGTCCGATCTGTAAGCGGTCAAGAAAATAAGATCAAGGAATATATTGAGGACGAAATCAATCACCATAACCTTAATGATTACCTCCAGCAAATATTAGTACCAACTGAAAAGGTGGTCCAAATACGCAACGGTAAAAAAATCAATAAGGAGAAGGTTTATTTTCCTGGATATATTATGATTCAAGCTCGTCTTGAAGGCGAGGTTCCCCACATCATTAAATCAGTTAATGGGGTTATAGGTTTTCTAGGAGAAACAAAAGGCGGTGAGCCGGTTCCACTTAGAAAATCTGAAGTAAACCGTATGTTAGGTAAGGTTGATGAGCTTGCAGAACAAACGGACAATATAGCAATACCATTTAAGAATGGTGAAACGATCAAAGTTGTGGATGGTCCTTTCAATGGTTTCAATGGAACTATTGAAAAGGTCAATGAGGAGAAGCGCAAGCTTGAGGTGATGGTGAAGATTTTTGGTCGCAAGACTCCATTGGAGTTGAGCTATATGCAAGTAGAGAAAGTATAA